Proteins from a single region of Kogia breviceps isolate mKogBre1 chromosome 5, mKogBre1 haplotype 1, whole genome shotgun sequence:
- the NCK1 gene encoding SH2/SH3 adapter protein NCK1 isoform X2 — protein MDWLKVFKDFFSIGKVKRKPSVPDSASPADDSFVDPGERLYDLNMPAYVKFNYMAEREDELSLIKGTKVIVMEKCSDGWWRGSYNGHVGWFPSNYVTEEGDSPLGDHVGSLSEKLAAVVSNLNTGQVLHVVQALYPFSSSNDEELNFEKGDVMDVIEKPENDPEWWKCRKINGMVGLVPKNYVTIMQNNPLTSGLEPSPPQCDYIRPSLTGKFAGNPWYYGKVTRHQAEMALNERGHEGDFLIRDSESSPNDFSVSLKAQGKNKHFKVQLKETVYCIGQRKFSTMEELVEHYKKAPIFTSEQGEKLYLIKHLS, from the exons GCAttggaaaagtgaaaagaaaacctagTGTGCCAGATTCTGCATCTCCTGCTGATGATAGCTTTGTTGACCCAGGGGAACGTCTGTATGACCTCAACATGCCTGCTTATGTAAAATTTAActacatggcagagagagaggatgaATTGTCATTGATAAAAGGGACAAAGGTGATCGTCATGGAGAAATGCAGTGATGGGTGGTGGCGGGGTAGCTACAATGGACATGTTGGATGGTTCCCTTCAAACTATGTGACTGAGGAAGGCGACAGTCCTTTGGGTGACCATGTGGGTTCTTTGTCAGAGAAATTAGCAGCAGTCGTCAGTAACCTAAATACTGGGCAAGTGTTACATGTGGTACAGGCTCTTTACCCATTCAGCTCGTCCAATGATGAAGAACTTAATTTTGAGAAAGGCGATGTAATGGATGTTATTGAAAAACCTGAAAATGACCCTGAGTGGTGGAAATGCAGGAAGATCAATGGAATGGTTGGTCTGGTGCCGAAAAACTATGTTACCATTATGCAGAATAATCCATTAACCTCAGGTTTGGAACCATCGCCTCCACAGTGTGATTACATTAGGCCTTCACTCACTGGAAAGTTTGCTGGCAATCCATGGTATTATGGGAAAGTCACCAGGCACCAAGCAGAAATGGCATTAAATGAAAGAGGGCATGAAGGTGATTTCCTCATTCGTGATAGTGAATCTTCG ccaAATGATTTTTCAGTATCACTAAAAGCACAAGGCAAAAACAAGCATTTTAAAGTCCAACTAAAAGAGACTGTCTACTGCATTGGGCAGCGTAAATTCAGCACCATGGAAGAACTTGTAGAACATTACAAAAAGGCACCAATTTTTACAAGTGAACAAGGAGAAAAATTGTATCTTATCAAGCATTTATCATGA